The Dehalococcoidales bacterium genome includes a window with the following:
- the hisI gene encoding phosphoribosyl-AMP cyclohydrolase, producing the protein MADNLKLDPQGLLPAIIQDADTNEVLMLGYMNPESFELTRTKGEAWFYSRSRQELWNKGATSGNKLLVKEMWLDCDNDTVLVKAKPLGPVCHTGERTCFFTKIETDF; encoded by the coding sequence TTGGCAGACAATCTTAAACTTGATCCGCAGGGGCTGCTTCCGGCAATTATTCAGGATGCCGATACCAACGAGGTGTTAATGCTTGGCTATATGAATCCGGAATCTTTTGAACTGACCCGCACCAAAGGCGAAGCTTGGTTTTACAGCCGCAGCCGCCAAGAGCTCTGGAACAAGGGCGCTACTTCCGGTAACAAATTATTGGTTAAAGAAATGTGGTTAGACTGCGATAACGACACCGTTCTCGTAAAGGCTAAACCCTTGGGGCCGGTATGTCACACGGGCGAGCGAACTTGCTTTTTTACAAAAATCGAAACAGATTTTTAG
- the rpmE gene encoding 50S ribosomal protein L31, translating to MKEKIHPTYYSDATVRCSCGNEFELGSTKKEMKVELCSKCHPFFTGERRIIDTAGRVERFNQRYNRK from the coding sequence ATGAAGGAAAAAATTCACCCTACTTATTATTCAGATGCAACGGTTAGATGTTCCTGCGGGAATGAATTTGAACTTGGCTCAACCAAAAAAGAAATGAAAGTTGAGCTTTGCAGCAAGTGCCACCCGTTCTTTACCGGCGAACGCAGAATTATCGATACCGCCGGCCGTGTTGAACGCTTCAATCAGCGTTACAACAGAAAATAA
- the rpmA gene encoding 50S ribosomal protein L27: MAHKKGGGSTRNGRDSKPKMLGVKRFADEKVNAGTILVRQRGTRIKPGNNVGVGRDHTLFALIDGVVKYEPATDKRRKVSVYTG; encoded by the coding sequence ATGGCTCATAAAAAAGGCGGCGGTTCTACACGCAACGGTCGCGATAGCAAACCTAAGATGCTGGGCGTTAAAAGATTTGCCGATGAAAAGGTAAATGCCGGCACCATTTTAGTAAGACAAAGGGGAACCCGCATCAAACCTGGCAATAACGTCGGAGTTGGCAGGGATCACACCCTTTTCGCTTTAATAGACGGTGTCGTTAAATACGAACCGGCAACCGATAAAAGAAGGAAGGTCAGTGTTTACACTGGTTAA
- the rplU gene encoding 50S ribosomal protein L21, with translation MYAIIETGGKQYKVAPGQSIKVARMTAAEGDTVELDKVLMIAGEQQIVGKPTIEGAKVVAKVKSQGKDKKIIVFKYKNKTRSSKKTGHRQMYTELSIGEIVQPEGVLNGS, from the coding sequence ATTTACGCTATAATTGAAACCGGCGGAAAACAGTATAAAGTAGCTCCCGGTCAGAGCATTAAAGTTGCTCGTATGACCGCTGCCGAAGGCGATACTGTCGAGCTGGATAAAGTATTGATGATTGCCGGAGAGCAACAAATTGTAGGCAAGCCCACGATTGAGGGAGCGAAAGTGGTTGCCAAAGTAAAAAGTCAGGGCAAAGATAAAAAAATCATTGTCTTTAAGTACAAGAACAAGACAAGAAGCAGCAAGAAAACAGGCCATCGCCAAATGTATACCGAGCTGTCTATTGGTGAGATTGTTCAACCGGAGGGTGTTTTAAATGGCTCATAA
- the coaE gene encoding dephospho-CoA kinase (Dephospho-CoA kinase (CoaE) performs the final step in coenzyme A biosynthesis.), whose protein sequence is MKVIGLTGGIGSGKSTVAAFLKELGAIVLDADQIGHDVLENDGEVHAEVVSLFGAQVLNAKSRIDRKKLADIVFKDATLTAKLNMLVHPVIYKNIEAILEDYRQKGVQTAVIEAPLLIEAGWRERVNEIWVTVAPKDVVMARLGKRGMTEDSILERMQLQMPSEEKQRAADVVIDTDIPLIDLKKTVTDLWNKTTVDTNRC, encoded by the coding sequence ATGAAAGTTATCGGATTAACCGGCGGTATCGGAAGCGGTAAAAGCACGGTTGCCGCTTTTTTAAAGGAACTGGGGGCTATCGTTTTGGATGCCGACCAAATCGGGCATGACGTGCTTGAAAACGACGGTGAGGTACATGCGGAAGTAGTATCGCTCTTTGGGGCTCAAGTGCTTAACGCAAAAAGCCGTATAGACCGTAAAAAACTTGCCGACATTGTTTTTAAAGATGCTACCCTAACCGCAAAACTGAATATGCTTGTTCACCCCGTTATTTACAAAAACATAGAGGCGATTTTAGAAGATTACCGCCAAAAGGGTGTTCAAACAGCGGTAATCGAAGCGCCCCTGCTTATCGAAGCCGGCTGGAGAGAGAGGGTTAACGAAATCTGGGTCACCGTTGCCCCGAAAGACGTGGTAATGGCACGGCTGGGAAAAAGGGGGATGACGGAGGACAGTATTTTAGAACGAATGCAGCTGCAAATGCCCTCGGAAGAGAAACAAAGGGCGGCCGATGTTGTTATTGATACCGATATACCGCTTATTGATTTAAAGAAAACAGTAACCGATTTGTGGAACAAAACTACAGTTGACACCAATCGTTGCTAA